The proteins below are encoded in one region of Knoellia sp. S7-12:
- a CDS encoding YebC/PmpR family DNA-binding transcriptional regulator, whose protein sequence is MSGHSKWATTKHKKAVVDAKRSKLFAKLIKNIEVAARTGGGDITGNPTLYDAIQKAKKSSVPNNNIDNAVKRGSGATAGGSDWETITYEGYAPGGVAILIECLTDNRNRAAAEVRTALTRNGGQLGDPGSVAYVFDRKGVVVVPKEQGETELSEDGILEIVLEAGADEVNDLGGAFEIVSEATDFVSVRKAVQDAGIDYDSAEASWVPNLQIELDLDGAKKMIRVIDALEDSDDVQDVFANGDIPDDVLAELNDEE, encoded by the coding sequence TTGTCCGGCCACTCCAAATGGGCGACGACGAAGCACAAGAAGGCCGTCGTCGACGCCAAGCGCAGCAAGCTCTTCGCCAAGCTGATCAAGAACATCGAGGTCGCGGCCCGCACCGGCGGCGGTGACATCACCGGCAACCCGACGCTCTATGACGCCATCCAGAAGGCCAAGAAGAGCTCGGTGCCCAACAACAACATCGACAACGCGGTCAAGCGCGGCTCCGGTGCGACGGCGGGCGGCTCCGACTGGGAGACGATCACCTATGAGGGCTACGCGCCCGGTGGTGTCGCGATCCTCATCGAGTGCCTCACCGACAACCGCAACCGCGCCGCCGCCGAGGTCCGCACGGCGCTCACGCGCAACGGTGGGCAGCTCGGAGACCCGGGCTCGGTGGCCTATGTCTTCGACCGCAAGGGTGTCGTCGTCGTCCCCAAGGAACAGGGCGAGACCGAGCTCAGTGAAGACGGCATTCTTGAGATCGTGCTCGAGGCCGGAGCCGACGAGGTCAACGACCTGGGCGGGGCGTTCGAAATCGTCTCCGAGGCGACCGACTTCGTGTCCGTTCGCAAGGCCGTCCAGGACGCCGGCATCGACTACGACTCTGCCGAGGCGTCGTGGGTCCCCAACCTCCAGATCGAACTGGACCTCGACGGGGCCAAGAAGATGATTCGCGTCATCGACGCCCTCGAGGACTCCGATGACGTCCAGGACGTGTTCGCCAATGGCGACATCCCCGACGACGTCCTCGCGGAGTTGAACGACGAGGAGTGA
- the pdxT gene encoding pyridoxal 5'-phosphate synthase glutaminase subunit PdxT — protein MTAQPTIGVLAVQGDVREHVHALELAGARAVAVRRPSEVEAIDGLVIPGGESTTMDKLVRIFDLREPLVERLRAGLPAYGSCAGMIMLADRILDGHREQQTLGGLDITVRRNAFGRQVDSFEEDLRIRELGPEPVQAVFIRAPWVEEIGADVQVLASVHVGGADHPVAVRQGNLLATSFHPEVTGDHRVHAFFADVVRRA, from the coding sequence GTGACAGCCCAGCCGACCATCGGAGTCCTTGCCGTCCAGGGTGACGTGCGTGAGCACGTCCACGCCTTGGAACTGGCGGGCGCGCGGGCCGTCGCGGTCCGACGACCAAGTGAGGTCGAGGCGATCGATGGGCTCGTCATCCCCGGTGGCGAGTCCACGACGATGGACAAGCTGGTGCGGATCTTCGACCTCCGCGAGCCTCTCGTCGAGCGACTCAGGGCTGGCCTGCCGGCCTACGGCTCCTGCGCCGGCATGATCATGCTCGCCGACCGGATCCTTGACGGGCACCGTGAGCAGCAAACCCTCGGCGGTCTCGACATCACGGTGCGCCGCAACGCTTTCGGGCGGCAGGTGGACTCGTTCGAGGAGGATCTGCGCATCCGCGAGCTCGGGCCTGAGCCGGTCCAGGCCGTCTTCATCCGGGCGCCATGGGTCGAGGAGATCGGTGCCGATGTCCAGGTCCTGGCCTCGGTGCACGTCGGGGGAGCGGACCACCCCGTGGCCGTGCGCCAGGGCAACCTCCTCGCCACGAGCTTCCATCCCGAGGTCACCGGCGACCATCGCGTCCACGCGTTCTTCGCCGACGTCGTCCGCCGCGCCTGA
- a CDS encoding GNAT family N-acetyltransferase: MTIRERRPDDIPELVEVLSAQAPSSGYPHRWPLPFPAEEFLVRPGELGAWVAIVDGRIAGHVATTDVSANWMAEHWSAVLGRAGHELGEVSILFVDHTLAGSGVGGALLERAVSEIRSLGREPVLDVVGEETKVGLFYRRRGWVVAGHARPQWLPVGQPDVAFMVLPDTEAAAESDERLES, encoded by the coding sequence GTGACGATCCGTGAACGCCGACCCGACGACATCCCTGAGCTCGTGGAGGTCCTGAGCGCCCAGGCGCCCTCGTCCGGGTACCCACACCGTTGGCCCCTTCCCTTCCCCGCCGAGGAGTTCCTCGTGCGTCCGGGTGAGCTCGGTGCGTGGGTCGCGATCGTCGACGGCAGGATCGCTGGCCACGTGGCGACGACCGACGTCAGCGCGAACTGGATGGCGGAGCACTGGTCGGCGGTCCTCGGACGCGCCGGCCACGAGCTCGGAGAGGTGTCGATCCTCTTCGTCGACCACACCCTCGCCGGCTCGGGAGTCGGTGGTGCTCTGCTGGAACGCGCGGTCAGCGAGATCCGAAGCCTCGGGCGCGAACCCGTCCTCGACGTCGTCGGTGAGGAGACCAAGGTCGGGCTCTTCTATCGACGCCGAGGCTGGGTCGTCGCCGGTCACGCACGACCGCAGTGGCTCCCCGTTGGTCAGCCCGACGTCGCATTCATGGTGCTGCCCGACACCGAAGCCGCGGCTGAGTCGGATGAGAGACTCGAGTCATGA
- a CDS encoding aminotransferase class V-fold PLP-dependent enzyme, with protein sequence MSEAAPADPVRALSRKARDLDAVHAATDRRDAFVLPEGLIYLDGNSLGAMSKAARDAAADAVTRQWGEQLIRAWNESGWWSAPERVGDRIAELIGAPAGSVVVGDSTTISLYKAVHAATRLRPGRRVVLTDPDSFPTDVHVTRGVCEQLGLTLELVSPNDVEARLAGSNDVALAAYSQVDYRTGQLWDLAAITTAAHDAGALVCWDLCHSAGVIDVGLSGGGADFAVGCGYKYLSGGPGAPAFLFVAPQHLGDFNNPILGWNGHATPFAMSPEHIPADGITRARVGTPPVLGIATLEGALTAYDGLKVVDVRRRSLSLTGFFVECLDVLGVDLPVVTPRDDARGSQVSLRHPEAYAVVQALIARGVIGDFRESDIVRLGFAPLYLSHEDTLTAAVHVRDVIVRREFEHEQFRARATVT encoded by the coding sequence ATGAGCGAAGCCGCCCCCGCTGATCCTGTTCGCGCACTCAGCCGGAAGGCCCGAGACCTCGATGCCGTTCATGCTGCGACGGATCGGCGCGACGCGTTCGTCCTGCCCGAGGGCCTGATCTATCTCGATGGCAACTCGCTCGGGGCCATGTCCAAGGCCGCGCGCGACGCAGCCGCCGACGCGGTGACGCGTCAATGGGGCGAGCAGCTCATCCGGGCCTGGAACGAGTCGGGCTGGTGGTCTGCCCCTGAACGCGTCGGTGACCGCATTGCCGAGTTGATCGGAGCTCCTGCGGGGTCAGTGGTGGTGGGTGACTCGACGACTATCAGCCTCTACAAGGCGGTGCATGCGGCCACTCGGCTTCGTCCGGGCCGGCGGGTGGTTCTCACCGATCCGGACTCCTTCCCCACTGACGTCCACGTCACCCGCGGCGTGTGCGAGCAGCTCGGCCTCACTCTCGAGCTTGTCTCCCCCAACGATGTTGAGGCTCGGCTTGCGGGCTCGAATGACGTTGCTCTTGCGGCCTATTCGCAGGTTGACTACCGCACCGGACAGCTCTGGGATCTCGCCGCCATCACCACAGCAGCCCACGATGCGGGTGCCCTCGTGTGCTGGGACCTCTGCCACTCGGCCGGCGTCATCGACGTGGGGCTGAGCGGCGGTGGCGCGGACTTTGCCGTCGGCTGCGGCTACAAATACCTCAGCGGCGGACCCGGCGCTCCGGCCTTCCTCTTCGTTGCGCCACAGCACCTCGGCGACTTCAACAACCCGATCCTCGGCTGGAACGGGCACGCCACCCCCTTCGCGATGTCGCCCGAACACATCCCTGCCGACGGCATCACCCGGGCCCGCGTGGGAACTCCCCCGGTGCTCGGGATCGCCACGCTGGAAGGCGCGCTCACGGCATACGACGGATTGAAGGTCGTTGACGTGAGGCGACGTTCGCTCTCGCTCACGGGATTCTTCGTCGAGTGTCTCGACGTCCTTGGTGTCGACCTTCCGGTTGTCACGCCACGGGACGACGCGCGCGGCTCGCAGGTGAGCCTGCGTCACCCCGAGGCGTATGCCGTGGTGCAGGCACTCATCGCCCGCGGAGTCATCGGCGACTTCCGTGAATCCGACATCGTGCGGCTGGGCTTTGCGCCGCTCTATCTGTCGCACGAGGACACCCTCACTGCAGCGGTGCACGTGCGGGACGTCATCGTCAGGCGCGAGTTCGAGCACGAGCAGTTCCGGGCCCGCGCGACCGTGACCTGA
- a CDS encoding FdhF/YdeP family oxidoreductase — protein sequence MGRNAPIDDKGDIDLEVESPKTSAAGVPAVVRSMRMSLEQMGVVRTARTLLRINQDKGFDCPGCAWPDPAESHRAEFCENGAKAVAEEATRRRVTPEFFAEHSIASLREKSDHWLGQQGRLTTPMHKPQGAAYYEPVTWERALDIVADHLRDLDDPDQAIFYTSGRTSNEAAFAYQLFVREFGTNNLPDCSNMCHESSGTALNETIGIGKGTVTLDDITKADLILVVGQNPGTNHPRMLSTLETAKGNGARVIAINPLPEAGLMTFRNPQTVRGVVGPGTALADRHVGVRLGGDQALFQAVGHLLLERGVVDHEFVEGHTSGFEVYAAARATLDWPTTLTATGLNEADIRALADDVAGADRIIVCWAMGITQHRHAVATIQEMLNVLLLGGHIGREGAGVCPVRGHSNVQGDRTMGIFERPSAAFLDALDAEFSITSPREHGVDAVDTVRALRDRRATVFFAMGGNFVRAMSDSDVTEEALEAADLTCHVSTKLNRSHTVTGREALILPTLGRTERDEQATGEQVVTVEDSMAMVHASRGRLGPASHTLLSEVAIVCELARRVLPASPVDWAGMRGDYRVIRDHISRVVPGFDRFEERILDKGGFQLPLAPRQREFNVEGGRARFSVHPLEYPQCPPGRLLLQTIRSHDQYNTTIYGLDDHYRGVSGGRRVVFVNPSDLAALGLADEQLVDIVSEWRGVDGNVELTERRAEEFRVVAYPTARGCAAAYFPEANVLVPLDSTARGSNTPTSKSVVIRLEAR from the coding sequence ATGGGACGCAACGCACCGATCGACGACAAGGGCGACATCGACCTCGAGGTGGAGTCGCCCAAGACCTCCGCAGCTGGGGTCCCCGCTGTCGTGCGTTCGATGCGGATGTCCCTCGAACAGATGGGCGTCGTGAGGACGGCTCGAACGCTCCTGCGCATCAACCAGGACAAGGGTTTTGATTGCCCCGGGTGCGCCTGGCCCGACCCTGCGGAGTCGCACCGAGCAGAGTTCTGCGAGAACGGTGCCAAGGCTGTCGCTGAGGAGGCGACCCGTCGGCGGGTCACGCCGGAGTTCTTTGCCGAGCACTCGATCGCCTCGCTTCGTGAGAAGTCCGATCACTGGCTCGGTCAGCAGGGCCGGCTGACGACTCCGATGCACAAGCCGCAGGGTGCTGCCTACTACGAACCGGTGACGTGGGAGCGCGCGCTCGACATCGTGGCCGATCACCTGCGTGACCTGGACGACCCCGACCAGGCGATCTTCTACACGTCTGGTCGGACGAGCAACGAGGCCGCCTTCGCCTACCAGCTCTTCGTGCGCGAGTTCGGCACCAACAACCTCCCGGACTGCTCCAACATGTGCCACGAGTCGAGTGGCACCGCACTGAACGAGACGATTGGCATCGGCAAGGGCACGGTGACCCTGGACGACATCACCAAGGCCGACCTCATCCTCGTGGTCGGGCAGAACCCCGGCACCAATCATCCACGCATGCTCTCGACGCTGGAGACAGCCAAGGGCAACGGTGCTCGCGTCATCGCCATCAATCCGCTGCCAGAGGCCGGGCTGATGACGTTCCGCAACCCGCAGACGGTTCGCGGAGTTGTCGGCCCCGGCACCGCTCTGGCCGACCGCCATGTGGGTGTCCGACTCGGTGGCGACCAGGCACTGTTCCAGGCCGTCGGTCACCTGCTGCTCGAACGTGGTGTCGTCGACCACGAGTTCGTCGAGGGTCACACCTCCGGATTCGAGGTCTATGCCGCGGCACGCGCCACTCTCGATTGGCCCACCACGCTGACTGCCACCGGTCTCAACGAGGCCGACATCCGGGCATTGGCCGATGACGTGGCTGGCGCCGATCGGATCATCGTCTGCTGGGCCATGGGGATCACCCAGCACCGGCATGCGGTGGCGACGATCCAGGAGATGCTCAACGTCCTGTTGCTCGGGGGCCACATCGGCCGCGAGGGTGCCGGGGTGTGCCCGGTGCGCGGTCACTCCAACGTCCAGGGCGACCGGACGATGGGGATCTTCGAGCGACCATCGGCCGCCTTTCTCGACGCCCTCGACGCGGAGTTCTCGATCACCTCGCCGCGCGAGCACGGCGTGGACGCGGTCGACACCGTGCGCGCGTTGCGCGACCGACGAGCCACGGTCTTCTTTGCCATGGGCGGCAACTTCGTGCGCGCAATGTCCGACAGCGACGTCACCGAGGAAGCCCTCGAGGCCGCTGATCTCACCTGCCACGTGTCGACGAAGCTCAACCGCTCACACACGGTCACCGGGCGCGAAGCCCTCATCCTGCCGACGCTCGGACGCACCGAACGTGACGAGCAGGCCACCGGTGAACAGGTCGTCACGGTCGAGGACTCGATGGCCATGGTGCACGCCTCCCGCGGTCGGCTCGGGCCGGCCAGCCACACCCTGCTCAGCGAGGTGGCGATCGTGTGTGAGCTGGCCCGGCGGGTGCTGCCCGCCTCCCCTGTCGACTGGGCGGGCATGCGCGGCGACTACCGCGTCATCCGCGACCACATCTCACGGGTCGTGCCAGGCTTCGACCGCTTCGAGGAACGCATCCTCGACAAGGGCGGCTTCCAGCTGCCGTTGGCTCCGCGCCAGCGCGAGTTCAACGTCGAGGGTGGTCGGGCGCGCTTCTCGGTACACCCGCTGGAGTATCCGCAGTGCCCGCCCGGGAGGCTTCTGCTGCAGACGATCCGCAGCCACGATCAGTACAACACCACGATCTATGGGCTCGATGACCACTATCGCGGGGTGAGCGGTGGGCGACGGGTCGTCTTCGTCAACCCCTCGGACCTTGCTGCGTTGGGTCTCGCCGACGAGCAGCTGGTCGACATCGTGTCCGAGTGGCGGGGGGTGGATGGCAATGTCGAGCTGACCGAGCGACGGGCCGAGGAGTTTCGCGTGGTGGCCTACCCGACGGCACGAGGGTGCGCAGCGGCCTACTTCCCCGAGGCCAACGTGCTCGTCCCCCTCGACTCGACCGCGCGCGGCAGCAACACGCCGACCTCGAAGTCGGTCGTCATCCGTCTCGAGGCGCGCTGA
- the fdhD gene encoding formate dehydrogenase accessory sulfurtransferase FdhD: MGRVTSRHKVVRIDLDGDVSRAIDTVAGEEPLEIRINGETFTMTMRTAGADVDLAHGLLRAEGVIARRDDVVSAVFCSDLDTLNVLNLTVPGRDARTAVTSTRNLASLGGCGLCGTTAVEAIEAVVRQKPPEVLWTAEQVAASTDELRSRQVVFDKTGGVHGAGLVPAESDRLAIVREDIGRHNAVDKVIGAALITDVETAGGLLVVSSRASFEIVQKAAVSGISVLACVSAPSSLAIEAADRLGVTLVAFARGRRMNVYTHSHRIPH, translated from the coding sequence ATGGGCCGGGTCACCTCGCGCCACAAGGTCGTCCGCATCGACCTCGACGGTGACGTGTCGCGGGCGATCGACACGGTCGCAGGTGAGGAGCCGCTGGAGATCCGCATCAACGGCGAGACGTTCACCATGACGATGAGGACGGCGGGCGCGGACGTCGATCTGGCTCACGGGTTGCTCCGCGCCGAGGGCGTCATCGCCCGTCGAGACGACGTGGTGTCGGCTGTCTTCTGCTCTGACCTCGACACCCTCAACGTCCTCAACCTGACGGTGCCCGGCCGCGACGCCCGCACGGCGGTGACGTCGACCCGCAACCTGGCCTCTCTCGGCGGGTGCGGGCTGTGCGGCACGACAGCTGTCGAAGCCATCGAGGCGGTCGTGAGGCAGAAGCCACCTGAGGTGCTGTGGACGGCCGAGCAGGTCGCGGCCTCCACCGATGAGTTGCGCTCTCGTCAGGTCGTGTTCGACAAGACTGGGGGCGTGCACGGTGCGGGGCTGGTGCCCGCTGAGAGCGATCGGTTGGCCATCGTCAGGGAGGACATCGGTCGCCACAACGCTGTCGACAAGGTGATTGGCGCTGCACTCATCACCGACGTCGAGACTGCTGGCGGGCTGCTCGTGGTGTCGAGCCGCGCGAGCTTCGAGATCGTCCAGAAGGCGGCTGTGTCCGGCATCTCGGTGCTGGCCTGTGTGTCAGCACCGTCATCACTGGCCATCGAGGCCGCAGACCGGCTCGGAGTCACCCTCGTGGCGTTCGCCCGAGGCCGGCGGATGAACGTCTACACCCACTCGCACCGCATCCCCCACTGA
- the pdxS gene encoding pyridoxal 5'-phosphate synthase lyase subunit PdxS: MSETPTSETAPTAASQSSHTGTTRVKRGMAEMLKGGVIMDVVNVEQAKIAEDAGAVAVMALERVPADIRAQGGVSRMSDPDMIDAIIEAVSIPVMAKARIGHFVEAQVLQSLGVDYIDESEVLTPADYANHIDKWNFTVPFVCGATNLGEALRRITEGAAMIRSKGEAGTGDVSNATTHMRQIRQQIRLLQGLPEDELYVAAKELQAPVELVKEVAKAGKLPVVLFTAGGIATPADAAMMMQLGAEGVFVGSGIFKSGNPVQRAEAIVKATTFFDDPDVIAKVSRGLGEAMVGINVDEIPEPHRLSERGW; encoded by the coding sequence ATGAGTGAGACCCCCACCTCCGAAACCGCACCGACCGCCGCCTCACAGAGCTCACACACGGGCACGACCCGAGTGAAGCGCGGCATGGCCGAGATGCTCAAGGGCGGCGTCATCATGGACGTCGTCAACGTCGAACAGGCCAAGATTGCCGAGGACGCCGGCGCGGTCGCTGTCATGGCCCTCGAGCGTGTTCCGGCCGACATCCGAGCCCAGGGCGGCGTTTCGCGCATGTCCGACCCCGACATGATCGACGCCATCATCGAGGCTGTCTCGATCCCCGTCATGGCCAAGGCCCGCATCGGACACTTCGTCGAGGCACAGGTGCTCCAATCCCTCGGTGTCGACTACATCGACGAGTCCGAGGTGCTGACCCCGGCCGACTACGCCAACCACATCGACAAGTGGAACTTCACCGTTCCCTTCGTCTGCGGCGCGACCAACCTCGGAGAGGCGCTGCGCCGCATCACCGAGGGCGCGGCAATGATTCGCTCCAAGGGTGAGGCCGGGACCGGCGACGTCTCCAACGCCACGACCCACATGCGTCAGATCCGCCAGCAGATTCGCCTCCTCCAGGGCCTGCCCGAGGACGAGCTCTACGTCGCCGCCAAGGAGCTGCAGGCACCGGTCGAGCTCGTCAAGGAGGTGGCAAAGGCGGGCAAGCTGCCCGTCGTCCTGTTCACCGCAGGTGGCATCGCCACTCCCGCGGATGCCGCGATGATGATGCAGCTCGGTGCCGAGGGTGTCTTCGTCGGTTCGGGCATCTTCAAGTCGGGCAACCCGGTCCAGCGAGCCGAGGCGATCGTCAAGGCCACCACGTTCTTCGACGACCCCGACGTGATCGCCAAGGTCTCGCGTGGCCTCGGCGAGGCCATGGTCGGCATCAACGTCGACGAGATCCCCGAGCCGCACCGCCTGTCCGAGCGCGGCTGGTGA
- a CDS encoding glycosyltransferase family 4 protein: protein MRIGLVCPYAYDVPGGVQFHVRDLAEYFIAQGHEVSVLAPIDDDTRPQPAYVTSCGRSVPVRYNGSVARLTFGPVTSSRVSRWLEEGDFDVLHLHEPVTPSASVMALWASSEPVVATFHTSNIRSRAMHAANPLLRPSTEKIRARIAVSEEARGTVRRHLGGDAYIIPNGVDIRRFAPDGAVTRWTGTPERPTLAFLGRIDEPRKGLAVIVAAMPAILDALPGARLIVAGPGEVEEIAGRLDPRVRAATEFLGAVSEEDKVALLRCADLYVAPHTGGESFGIVLVEAMASGAPVLASDLKAFTAVLGPAPAGQTFPVGDAAALSRAVIDLVASPEERARLRELGLRRARSFDWSVVAERVMAVYETVIEGADNSPVEPSLRAGLLSRLRWPVRGEA from the coding sequence ATGAGGATCGGGCTCGTCTGCCCCTACGCCTATGACGTGCCCGGGGGCGTGCAGTTTCACGTCCGCGACCTCGCCGAGTACTTCATCGCGCAGGGCCACGAGGTCTCTGTCCTCGCCCCGATCGACGACGACACACGTCCGCAACCGGCATACGTGACGTCGTGCGGTCGGTCAGTTCCGGTGCGCTACAACGGATCCGTGGCACGCCTGACATTCGGCCCCGTCACCTCCTCACGGGTGAGCCGGTGGCTCGAGGAGGGGGACTTCGACGTGCTCCACCTTCACGAACCCGTCACGCCGAGCGCCTCGGTCATGGCGCTCTGGGCCTCGTCCGAGCCGGTCGTCGCGACCTTCCACACGTCCAACATCCGGTCGCGCGCCATGCACGCCGCCAACCCGCTGCTGCGTCCGTCAACCGAGAAGATCCGCGCCCGCATCGCGGTCTCCGAGGAGGCTCGCGGCACGGTCCGTCGCCACCTCGGCGGCGACGCCTACATCATCCCCAACGGCGTCGACATCAGACGGTTTGCACCCGACGGTGCTGTGACCCGTTGGACGGGCACGCCGGAGCGGCCCACGCTGGCCTTCCTCGGTCGCATCGACGAGCCGCGCAAGGGTCTGGCCGTCATCGTCGCCGCGATGCCGGCCATCCTCGACGCGCTGCCGGGTGCCCGCCTCATCGTCGCCGGGCCGGGAGAGGTCGAGGAGATCGCTGGGCGTCTCGATCCTCGGGTCAGGGCAGCGACCGAGTTCCTCGGGGCGGTCTCCGAGGAAGACAAGGTCGCCTTGCTGCGCTGCGCCGACCTCTATGTCGCGCCGCACACCGGTGGCGAGAGCTTCGGGATCGTCCTCGTCGAGGCCATGGCTTCCGGGGCACCCGTCCTCGCCAGCGACCTCAAGGCTTTCACCGCAGTCCTTGGGCCTGCGCCGGCGGGACAGACCTTCCCCGTGGGCGACGCCGCGGCCCTCTCGAGGGCGGTCATCGACCTCGTCGCCTCACCCGAGGAGCGCGCTCGGTTGCGCGAGCTCGGGCTGAGGCGGGCCCGCTCCTTCGACTGGAGCGTCGTTGCCGAGCGCGTGATGGCCGTCTACGAGACCGTGATCGAGGGCGCCGACAACTCCCCGGTCGAGCCGAGTCTGCGCGCGGGGCTGCTCAGCCGCCTGCGCTGGCCAGTGAGAGGTGAAGCGTGA
- a CDS encoding phosphatidylinositol mannoside acyltransferase — translation MIAFPSGLVSRATDVVTVAGFRLGWTLIRRMPERTAYALFDRIADLTVARGGGARLRSNYATVRPELDDAALDALVRDGMRAYMRYYCESFRLPVLSPDALAARVRAEGLGPVREILAADGSLVCFLGHLGNWDLAGAWGAVHLGPVTTVAERLKPEEVFKEFLEFRTGLGMTIHPLTGGPAPFPLLREAAQRRGLIPLLSDRDLSRDGVEVSFCGEPARMAVGPAALALAARRPLFPVSIRHEPREGGGWGIVITFHEPVSVPVSGTTREKVSAMTQACADVLGEAVRTHTADWHMLQPVFTKDLDQKRLARAGAS, via the coding sequence GTGATCGCCTTCCCTTCAGGACTCGTCTCCCGCGCCACCGACGTCGTCACGGTGGCCGGTTTCCGTCTGGGGTGGACTCTCATTCGGCGTATGCCGGAGCGCACCGCCTACGCCTTGTTCGACCGGATCGCTGATCTCACCGTTGCGCGAGGCGGCGGAGCGCGGCTGCGCTCCAACTACGCCACGGTGCGTCCAGAGCTCGATGACGCGGCGCTGGATGCCCTGGTGCGTGACGGCATGCGGGCCTACATGCGCTACTACTGCGAGTCGTTCCGCCTGCCGGTCCTCTCGCCCGACGCCCTCGCCGCCCGGGTGCGGGCCGAGGGCCTCGGCCCCGTGCGCGAGATCCTGGCCGCCGACGGTTCTCTCGTCTGCTTCCTGGGACACCTCGGCAACTGGGACCTTGCCGGCGCCTGGGGTGCGGTGCACCTCGGGCCGGTGACGACTGTGGCCGAAAGGCTCAAACCCGAAGAGGTCTTCAAGGAGTTCCTCGAGTTCCGCACCGGGCTCGGCATGACCATCCACCCCCTCACTGGTGGGCCGGCGCCCTTCCCGTTGCTTCGTGAGGCCGCCCAACGGCGTGGACTCATCCCGCTGCTGTCCGACCGCGACCTCTCCCGGGACGGCGTCGAGGTCAGCTTCTGCGGAGAGCCTGCGCGCATGGCCGTTGGCCCGGCCGCCCTCGCCCTGGCGGCGCGTCGTCCGCTCTTCCCCGTGTCGATCCGTCACGAGCCTCGCGAGGGAGGCGGTTGGGGGATCGTCATCACCTTCCACGAACCTGTGTCGGTGCCCGTGTCCGGCACGACTCGCGAGAAGGTGTCGGCCATGACCCAGGCCTGTGCCGACGTCCTCGGCGAGGCCGTCCGCACCCACACCGCCGACTGGCACATGCTCCAGCCGGTCTTCACCAAGGACCTCGACCAGAAGCGTCTCGCACGGGCAGGGGCGTCATGA
- the pgsA gene encoding phosphatidylinositol phosphate synthase, which produces MLNKYARPFFTKLFTPLASLLLRLGVSPDVVTVVGTLGVSLGALIFYPRGEFLVGTLVITAFVFSDTVDGIMARRSGRSSLWGAYLDSTLDRVADASVFSGLVLFYAGGQSLRPDSTLHVRPGIMAALALACLILGMVVSYAKARAEGLGMTANVGIAERAERLVAVLVTTGLVGWFLPEIFLTVVLALLALASLVTVVQRMLEVRRQALDVA; this is translated from the coding sequence ATGCTCAACAAGTACGCGCGCCCCTTCTTCACGAAGCTGTTCACCCCGCTGGCCTCGCTCCTGCTGCGCCTCGGGGTGAGCCCTGACGTCGTGACGGTCGTCGGAACCCTCGGGGTGAGCCTTGGTGCGTTGATCTTCTATCCGCGCGGTGAGTTCCTCGTCGGCACCCTCGTCATCACGGCATTCGTGTTCTCCGACACCGTCGATGGCATCATGGCTCGCCGCTCCGGCCGCTCCAGCCTGTGGGGTGCCTACCTCGACTCGACGCTCGACCGCGTCGCGGATGCCTCGGTGTTCAGCGGTCTCGTCCTCTTCTATGCAGGTGGCCAGAGCCTGCGTCCGGACAGCACCCTTCATGTCCGGCCCGGCATCATGGCGGCTCTCGCACTGGCGTGCCTCATCCTTGGCATGGTCGTGTCCTACGCCAAGGCCCGCGCCGAAGGGTTGGGCATGACCGCCAACGTGGGCATCGCCGAGCGCGCAGAGCGCCTCGTCGCGGTCCTCGTGACGACCGGCCTCGTCGGGTGGTTCCTCCCCGAGATCTTCCTCACCGTGGTGCTGGCCCTCCTTGCCCTCGCGAGCCTCGTCACCGTGGTGCAGCGGATGCTCGAGGTGCGCCGACAGGCCCTCGACGTCGCGTGA
- a CDS encoding HIT domain-containing protein: MSDVPTTAAEDFAGVPDGFDRLWTPHRLAYVTGERPSKDAGDGCPFCAAPGRDDEDGLIVHRGEHCYVVMNLFPYNPGHVLVCPYRHVSLYVDLTDEETTEFTDLTKAAITALQASSGPQGYNIGMNQGEVAGAGVAAHLHQHIVPRWGGDMNFLPVVGQTKALPVLLEDARRRLADAWPGE, translated from the coding sequence ATGAGTGATGTTCCGACGACAGCCGCCGAGGACTTCGCGGGGGTGCCGGATGGCTTCGACCGACTCTGGACTCCTCATCGGCTTGCCTACGTCACGGGGGAGCGCCCGTCCAAGGACGCCGGCGACGGCTGCCCGTTCTGTGCGGCACCGGGTCGGGACGACGAGGACGGCCTCATCGTCCATCGCGGCGAGCACTGCTACGTCGTGATGAACCTCTTCCCCTACAACCCCGGGCACGTCCTCGTCTGCCCCTACCGTCATGTGTCGCTCTACGTCGACCTGACCGACGAGGAGACGACCGAGTTCACCGACCTCACCAAGGCCGCGATCACGGCGCTTCAGGCGTCGTCGGGCCCGCAGGGCTACAACATCGGGATGAACCAGGGCGAGGTCGCCGGAGCTGGCGTCGCGGCGCACCTCCACCAGCACATCGTGCCGCGCTGGGGCGGCGACATGAACTTCCTGCCGGTTGTCGGCCAGACCAAGGCGCTCCCGGTCCTGCTCGAGGACGCGCGACGACGCTTGGCCGACGCCTGGCCGGGGGAGTGA